The genome window GTAGCCTAAAATGCCGGAAGTTAATGGAATATTACGGTTCAATTCAACCAACCATTTCGGGAAGAAGAAGGTATGTCTCGGATGAAGGTAGCAGCTTGTCCTGGAATCATCCTTTGAGATTCAAAAGAAGAATGACTTTGATCGGAAGGATTGGCGGAAAAAATTTCAGAAAGACGGCGCTTTCTCGCAACATATTCAGTCTGACGTCGCTCTAGAAGTACTGCCTTTTTATCAGGTGGCATTTCTCTGTATGCGATACATCGCCTAAGGTTTCTTTCACTATTTTCGGCACGAAGATATGGATGGCCTGTCGTGTGATCAATTTGGTCTTCATCCATCTTTCTTTTGTTAGAAGACATCTGACTTGAACGCATTTCATATAGGCCTTTTGTTAAAGTCGAAAGTTTATAAGGGTAACATTTAATCTATTCCTATAGGTACACATATCTACATATCATAACACAAAACGTAAGGTAGACGCAAGTTGCATTGTAGCTAAACAGATAACG of Nicotiana tomentosiformis chromosome 7, ASM39032v3, whole genome shotgun sequence contains these proteins:
- the LOC104120872 gene encoding uncharacterized protein; amino-acid sequence: MGHFDLHVLHFLLYHSLPFFYIFPLSNVQPLHLLHWKKALESELCSRGKVKTVLQHQMSSNKRKMDEDQIDHTTGHPYLRAENSERNLRRCIAYREMPPDKKAVLLERRQTEYVARKRRLSEIFSANPSDQSHSSFESQRMIPGQAATFIRDIPSSSRNGWLN